The proteins below come from a single Gossypium raimondii isolate GPD5lz chromosome 2, ASM2569854v1, whole genome shotgun sequence genomic window:
- the LOC105785101 gene encoding uncharacterized protein LOC105785101, with protein MSHQAKLVKSNQKTYSNSLSSSSSSSNEEGERGYVKGVVTYMVIDDLMEKPMSTISSLALLNSFNVKDIEALQEKTIKIGMDEAVKLLKALLLSKTVLTEIFYGEKAHYV; from the exons ATGAGTCACCAGGCAAAACTTGTTAAGTCAAACCAGAAAACATATTCTAATTCCTTGTCCTCATCATCAAGTTCATCAAATGAAGAAGGTGAGCGAGGGTATGTGAAAGGGGTGGTTACATATATGGTTATAGATGATCTTATGGAGAAGCCAATGTCAACTATTTCTAGTTTAGCTTTGCTTAATAGTTTTAATGTCAAAGATATTGAGGCACTCCAAGAGAAAACTATCAAAATCGGCATGGATGAG GCTGTGAAATTGTTGAAGGCATTGTTGCTGTCGAAGACTGTGCTTACTGAGATATTCTACGGAGAGAAGGCACATTATGTGTAA